The genomic region AGGCCGCGATCGAGGCCCGCCGCCAGGTCCCCGGCCTGCCGATCCTGGTGCTCTCCCAGTACGTCGAGCAGCTGTACGCCCGGGAACTGCTCACCGGTGGTGGGGGCGCGCTCGGCTACCTGCTCAAGGACCGGGTCTCGAACGTCGCCGACTTCCTCGACTCGGTCCGCCGCGTCGCCGCCGGCGGCACCGCGATGGACCCCGACGTGATCACCCAACTGCTCGCCCGCAGCACCCGCGACTCCCCCATCAGCCGCCTGACTCCCCGCGAGGCCGAGGTGCTCGGTCTGATGGCCGAAGGCCGATCCAACGCCGCCATCGCCGCCGCCCTCTTCGTCACCGAGAAGGCGGTCAGCAAGCACACCAACAACATCTTCGCCAAGCTCGACCTGCCACCCTCCGAGGACGACAACCGCCGAGTG from Kribbella flavida DSM 17836 harbors:
- a CDS encoding response regulator produces the protein MRVVIAEDHALLRDGLIRLLEAHDFQVVEAVDNGPRLVPALVEHRPDVAVVDVRLPPTFTDEGLKAAIEARRQVPGLPILVLSQYVEQLYARELLTGGGGALGYLLKDRVSNVADFLDSVRRVAAGGTAMDPDVITQLLARSTRDSPISRLTPREAEVLGLMAEGRSNAAIAAALFVTEKAVSKHTNNIFAKLDLPPSEDDNRRVMAVLTYLSSR